The following coding sequences lie in one Chelonia mydas isolate rCheMyd1 chromosome 6, rCheMyd1.pri.v2, whole genome shotgun sequence genomic window:
- the LOC119566240 gene encoding uncharacterized protein LOC119566240 has protein sequence MLVIVSTLVSLLHPVLSALSGAVQWQGLEHWFFLLGLRLLAMYFASAPWESAQQDIACAWSTSQDAETRHFCTSVCYNRHFLDPIRPTWGFSFLIALLPITIIRMLYPKKDPHGKGGQEVAASATCNRAIEHTLVESSRAARPKLVGQSNMATKSNVAAMARLMGDSNMAANPRLVGATNVAARANTVGVSGVTGSPAGPDMAAQPAWCASVITVCIAVLLATEVGFLWALLARQLPMVSGPSFPCFPGLLACPSVLECAVRGQADKHMALVILALTACFSILVCLTYGGVWVALATCCRGRQEGERALEGEHLRE, from the exons ATGTTGGTCATCGTCTCCACGCTGGTGAGCCTGCTGCACCCGGTGCTGTCGGCCCTGTCAGGGGCTGTGCAATGGCAGGGCCTGGAGCACTGGTTCTTCCTGCTGGGCCTGCGCCTGCTGGCCATGTACTTCGCCAGCGCGCCGTGGGAGAGCGCACAGCAGGATATAGCGTGTGCCTGGAGCACCAGCCAGGATGCGGAGACCCGGCACTTCTGCACCTCGGTCTGCTACAACCGCCACTTCCTGGACCCCATCAGGCCCACCTGGGGCTTCTCCTTCCTCATCGCCCTGCTCCCCATCACCATCATCAGAATGCTGTACCCCAAAAAGGATCCCCACGGCAAGGGGGGGCAGGAGGTCGCTGCATCGGCCACATGCAACAGGGCCATCGAGCACACATTGGTAGAATCCTCCAGGGCCGCCAGACCCAAGCTAGTTGGGCAATCCAACATGGCCACTAAATCCAACGTGGCTGCCATGGCCCGGCTGATGGGAGACTCCAACATGGCCGCCAACCCCAGGCTGGTTGGCGCGACCAATGTGGCTGCCAGAGCCAACACGGTTGGGGTCAGTGGTGTGACCGGCTCCCCGGCAGGACCCGACATGGCCGCCCAGCCGGCCTGGTGTGCCAGCGTCATCACCGTGTGCATTGCCGTGCTGCTGGCCACCGAGGTCGGATTCCTGTGGGCCTTGCTGGCCCGGCAGCTGCCCATGGTATCAGGGCCTTCCTTCCCCTGCTTCCCCGGCCTCCTGGCCTGCCCCAGTGTCCTCGAGTGCGCCGTGCGGGGCCAGGCCGACAAGCACATGGCGCTGGTCATCTTGGCCCTCACGGCCTGCTTCAGCATCCTGGTCTGCCTGACCTATGGGGGCGTGTGGGTAGCCTTGGCCACCTGTTGCCGTGGGAGACAGGAGGGGGAGCGGGCCCTAGAGGGGGAACACCTGAG AGAATGA